The DNA segment CCAACCCGAACGAGCCCGCGCACTACCGCGAGGTCCGCACGATCACGACGAACGCCTTCCGGTTCTCGTTCCAGTTCGCGAAGCGGCTCGGCCCCTTCACGGGCCGGTTCGGCATCAAGGAGTCGACGGGCGGCCTCGGCCTCGATCTCCACCTGCTCGACGATCGGTTCGAGCTCCGCCAGGACCTCTTCGGCTTCGGCGAGGAGCTGTCGCCGCGCTGGCGCGTCGCGCTCGCGTACGAGTTCATCCGCAAGCTGTGGCTGCTCGGCGGGATGGACGACATCCTGAACGCCGATCGCCGGGACTACTTCATCGGCCTGCAGCTCCGGTTCAACGACGCGGACCTGAAGACGGTCCTGCCCTTCGCGCCGTCGAGCTTCTGATCGCGCCCCCGCCCTCTCGGCGCGGCGCCGGCGGTGCGCACGAGCCCCTGTGCTATAGCGCGAGCATGAAGCGCTCGCTTCTTCGTGAAGTGCGTCGCGGATACGCGCTCTTGATCCCTCTCGCCGCGATCTCGGCGGCGGCCTTCGCTTCGGCCTGTCAGGGGTGCAAGCTCCCTGCGACGGCCGCGGTGACCGCGGACGCGGACGTGGACGCGAACGCGAACGTCAACAGACCGACGGTGCGCCTCTACGTGCTCAGCACCGTGGCTGGCGCGCTGGAGCCGTGCGGTTGCACGAAGGATCAGCTCGGAGGCATCGACCACCTCGCCGCCCTGATCGAGGCCCAGCGCGGCGAGGCCCCGGATCGGCTCGTTGTCGGCGCGGGGCCGCTGCTCTTCACGGACCCCGAGGTGAAGCCGGAGCGCACCTCGCAGGACGCATGGAAGGCCGAGGCGATGGCGCTGGCGGCGAAGGAGATCGGGCTGACGGCGTGGGCGCCCGGCGAGAACGACTGGGCGCTCGGCGCGGAGGCGCTCGGCAAGTACCAGGAGCAGTCCGGGGCGGCGCTGCTCGGCAAGAACCTCGAGGGCGCGAAGGGCGCCCAGGGGGTCGTCGTGCGCGACGTCTCCGGCGTGAAGGTGGGCCTCATCGGCGTGAGCGACCCGAAGGGCCGCGCCGGCGCCTACCCCGACGGCGTCAAGGCCGCCCCGGCGATCGACGCGATGAAGGCGGGCGTCGAGGAGGCGAAGAAGCAGGGCGCGAGCGTCTTCGTGGGGCTCGCGGCGCTGCCCAGGGGCGAGGCGCTGCGGCTCGCGGACAACGTGCCGGAGCTGCACGTGCTGGTGCTCGGCAAGCCGAGCGAGCGCGGCGACGGCAACGACGGCCCGAAGCCGCCGGAGATCATCGGGTCGACGCTGGTCGTGGAGACGCCGAACCACCTCCAGTCGGTGGCGGTCGTGGATCTCTTCGTCCGAGGCGGCGGCAGCGGCCCGCTCGTGTTCGCCGACGCGGGCGGCGTCGCGAAGGCCGGGGAGCTCATCAGCTTGTCGGAGCGCATCCGGGAGCTCGAGATCCGCCTCAACGGCTGGGAGGGCGACAAGCGGGTCGCGGCGAAGGACGTCGAGGCGCGGAAGGCGGATCTCGAGAAGCTCCGGGCCGAGAAGGCGCGGCTCGAGGCGGCGGAGACGAAGGTGACGGGCAGCTTCTTCCGCTACAGCTCGATCGAGGTGCGCGAGAAGCTCGGGGCCGACAAGGACGTCGCCGGGCAGCTCCTCGCCTATTACAAGCGGGTCAACGACCACAACAAGCAGGCCTTCGCGGATCGCGTCCCCGAGAAGCCGGCGAAGGGCGAGGCCAGCTACATCGGCATCGACGCCTGCACGAACTGCCACGACGAGGAGCGCAAGGTCTTCGACGGCACCGCGCACGCGCGCGCCTACGCCACGCTGCAGCAGGATTTCAAGGAGTTCAACCTGGACTGCGTGAGCTGTCACGTGACCGGGTACGGCAAGCCGGGCGGCTCCACGGTGACGCACAACGCCTCGCTGCAGAACGTGCAGTGCGAGGAGTGCCACGGTCCCGGCTCGCTGCACGCGAAGGATCCCGACAAGAAGGGGCTCATCGTGCTCTCGCCCCCGCCCCAGAGCTGCGTCACGCAGTGTCACCATCCGCCGCACGTGGAGGGCTTCGACCCCGTGGCCAAGATGCAGCTCATCCTCGGCCCCGGGCACGGCAAGGACTGAAGCAGGGGGCGCGACGGCAGCCCTCGCCTCGCGGTCCTTCTGGTTCTGGGCTGCTTCCGGGCTGCGGCATTCCCGCGCCGATTCGATCGCGCTACGGCATGCGCCTGTGACGAACGTCCACGCCGTCGTCTCCCGCCTTGGCCCGGTCGAGAGCGCGATCCTTGCGGAGCTCACCGCGGGCGCGCCCCCGTTCGCGGTGCACCGCCGCGCCGCGCTGAGCTCGACGCTCCGCTACCTGGAGGGCGGCAGCGGCTCGCCGGTGGTCCTCCTGCACGGCCGCGGGAACGCCGCGACGACGTGGTTCCCGCTGCTCCCCGAGCTCGCGCGGCGCCACCGCGTCGTCGCTGTGGATCTGCCGGGCTTCGGCCACGCGTCGTCTCCGCCCTTCGAGGGCGGGGGCTTCGAGGAAGGGCTCCGCTTCTTCGCCGATCCCGTGGAGGAGCTCCTCCTCGAGCTGGATCTCGGCGACGCCGCGCTCGTCGGCCACTCCCTCGGCGCGCTGGTCGCGGCGGAGATCGCGCTCCGCAAGCGCGCGCGCCCGCGGAGGCTCGTGCTCATCGGCGCGATGGGGGTCGGTCCCGTCATGACCGCGTG comes from the Sorangium aterium genome and includes:
- a CDS encoding multiheme c-type cytochrome; this encodes MIPLAAISAAAFASACQGCKLPATAAVTADADVDANANVNRPTVRLYVLSTVAGALEPCGCTKDQLGGIDHLAALIEAQRGEAPDRLVVGAGPLLFTDPEVKPERTSQDAWKAEAMALAAKEIGLTAWAPGENDWALGAEALGKYQEQSGAALLGKNLEGAKGAQGVVVRDVSGVKVGLIGVSDPKGRAGAYPDGVKAAPAIDAMKAGVEEAKKQGASVFVGLAALPRGEALRLADNVPELHVLVLGKPSERGDGNDGPKPPEIIGSTLVVETPNHLQSVAVVDLFVRGGGSGPLVFADAGGVAKAGELISLSERIRELEIRLNGWEGDKRVAAKDVEARKADLEKLRAEKARLEAAETKVTGSFFRYSSIEVREKLGADKDVAGQLLAYYKRVNDHNKQAFADRVPEKPAKGEASYIGIDACTNCHDEERKVFDGTAHARAYATLQQDFKEFNLDCVSCHVTGYGKPGGSTVTHNASLQNVQCEECHGPGSLHAKDPDKKGLIVLSPPPQSCVTQCHHPPHVEGFDPVAKMQLILGPGHGKD
- a CDS encoding alpha/beta fold hydrolase; its protein translation is MTNVHAVVSRLGPVESAILAELTAGAPPFAVHRRAALSSTLRYLEGGSGSPVVLLHGRGNAATTWFPLLPELARRHRVVAVDLPGFGHASSPPFEGGGFEEGLRFFADPVEELLLELDLGDAALVGHSLGALVAAEIALRKRARPRRLVLIGAMGVGPVMTAWSRAYFRAPPERLARVLGPALFRRSHPPRPTPLGERLAALHSEFYAVPDGRVAPVAAFNALFPALGAVPHRLPRLGEIDAETLVLWGERDDVFPAPIGIAAAAAIPRATLHMVPLGHAPHLEEPALVLPALTAFLSPGAALSP